In Gammaproteobacteria bacterium, one DNA window encodes the following:
- the rsmI gene encoding 16S rRNA (cytidine(1402)-2'-O)-methyltransferase — MGDISERALQTLHEVALIAAEDTRHSARLLRHHGINTRCVALHEHNEQNASAGLIKRLEQGDSIALISDAGTPLISDPGFYLVREVQQSGYRVIPIPGASALIAALSVAGLPSDRFSFEGFLPAKGEARRRTLAALSREPRTLIFYESTHRIFDSLHDMAEAFGSQRPAAVVRELTKTFETVHRAELGALCEWMAADDNQRRGEFVVLVQGAEPQQNFEQVAIDPQALLIELMALQPPKKAAATVAKLTGLKKNALYELGLRLKSAQ; from the coding sequence ATGGGCGATATAAGCGAGCGCGCACTACAAACGCTGCACGAAGTTGCACTCATAGCGGCCGAAGATACCCGGCACAGCGCCCGACTACTGCGCCACCACGGGATCAACACCCGCTGTGTTGCGCTGCATGAGCACAATGAGCAGAATGCATCGGCGGGGTTGATTAAGCGCCTAGAGCAGGGTGACTCCATTGCCCTTATCTCCGATGCCGGCACACCACTGATCAGTGACCCAGGTTTCTACCTGGTCAGGGAAGTGCAGCAGTCAGGGTATCGGGTGATCCCGATTCCAGGTGCTTCGGCATTGATTGCCGCACTCTCGGTCGCCGGCCTCCCCTCCGATCGTTTCAGCTTTGAGGGGTTTCTGCCCGCCAAGGGTGAAGCGCGTCGTCGTACACTCGCCGCCCTAAGCCGCGAACCGCGTACCTTGATATTTTATGAATCAACCCACCGGATTTTTGACTCGCTGCATGACATGGCCGAGGCTTTTGGCTCGCAACGCCCGGCGGCGGTAGTGCGCGAGTTAACCAAAACATTTGAAACCGTACACCGTGCAGAGTTGGGAGCATTGTGTGAATGGATGGCGGCGGACGATAACCAGCGTCGTGGCGAATTCGTAGTGCTGGTGCAGGGAGCCGAGCCACAGCAAAATTTTGAACAGGTGGCAATAGATCCCCAAGCACTTTTGATTGAGCTGATGGCACTGCAACCACCCAAAAAAGCGGCGGCCACCGTGGCCAAATTGACCGGCCTGAAAAAGAATGCACTGTATGAGCTGGGATTGCGCTTAAAATCGGCGCAATAA
- a CDS encoding integron integrase, which produces MNDIPIKIPDKPTKLLDQLRAFIRTEGLAYKTEQTYIQWVRRFILFHNKRHPEAMGVVEVKAFLDHLVLSRNVAVNTQKTALNALVFLYKRFIGKELGNIGMVGASRGRRIPVVFSHKEANGVINQMEGIYKSVVQLLYGSGLRISEALRLRVQDIDFSMSMIVVRDGKGQKDRRTLLPQGLIEILEKQINYVMNLHRFDLNNGHGCVYLPHALAKKYPNAETELGWQYLFPAERVGLDPRSNIIRRHHMANNTIQRKVKQAVKKCNIVKKCGCHTFRHSFATRLLEAGYDIRTIQELLGHSDVSTTEIYTHVLNRGGRGVISPLDNPI; this is translated from the coding sequence ATGAATGATATCCCGATAAAAATTCCAGATAAACCTACTAAACTCCTTGATCAATTACGTGCCTTTATTCGCACTGAAGGCTTGGCGTATAAAACTGAGCAAACCTACATTCAGTGGGTTCGTCGTTTTATTTTATTCCATAATAAGCGCCACCCTGAGGCCATGGGCGTTGTTGAGGTCAAGGCTTTTCTCGACCATTTAGTTCTATCACGTAATGTGGCAGTCAACACTCAGAAGACAGCGTTAAATGCATTGGTATTTCTTTACAAGCGTTTTATTGGCAAGGAGCTTGGCAATATTGGCATGGTGGGTGCTAGTCGAGGTCGTCGTATCCCTGTGGTCTTTAGCCACAAGGAGGCTAATGGGGTAATTAATCAAATGGAGGGTATCTATAAATCAGTTGTACAACTGCTCTACGGTAGTGGATTACGTATTAGTGAGGCACTGCGCTTGCGTGTTCAAGATATCGACTTTTCAATGTCAATGATAGTGGTGCGCGATGGTAAGGGACAAAAAGATCGCCGTACGCTATTGCCTCAGGGATTAATAGAAATACTTGAAAAACAGATTAACTACGTGATGAATCTGCATAGGTTTGATTTAAATAATGGCCATGGGTGCGTTTACCTGCCCCATGCTCTTGCTAAAAAGTATCCCAATGCTGAGACTGAGTTAGGCTGGCAATATCTATTTCCTGCAGAGAGGGTGGGGCTTGATCCTAGATCAAACATCATTCGTCGCCACCACATGGCAAATAACACCATTCAGCGTAAAGTTAAGCAAGCGGTGAAAAAGTGTAACATTGTAAAAAAATGTGGTTGTCATACTTTTCGCCACAGTTTTGCCACTCGCTTACTGGAGGCGGGCTATGATATTCGCACTATTCAAGAGCTATTGGGACATTCTGATGTGAGCACTACGGAGATTTATACCCATGTGCTAAACCGTGGCGGGCGTGGGGTGATAAGCCCACTGGATAACCCCATATAA
- a CDS encoding PIN domain nuclease — MILVDTSVWIDYFNGLDNTETNTLDTALEDDSVAIGDIILLEILQGFRHDKDYNQAKKRLATLDQYELFGHNMVSKCANNYRNLRKKGITIRKTTDIIIATFCIDNRLPLLFSDRDFIPFVKHLKLTSVLTKT, encoded by the coding sequence GTGATTTTAGTTGATACCAGCGTTTGGATTGACTATTTCAACGGCTTAGATAACACTGAAACTAACACACTTGATACTGCCCTTGAAGATGACTCTGTTGCCATAGGTGACATAATACTATTAGAAATTCTTCAAGGATTTAGACACGACAAAGATTATAACCAGGCCAAGAAAAGGCTTGCCACCTTGGATCAATACGAGCTGTTTGGCCATAATATGGTTTCAAAGTGCGCGAATAACTATCGTAATTTACGAAAAAAGGGAATCACTATCAGGAAAACAACAGACATTATTATTGCCACTTTTTGTATCGACAACCGACTGCCCTTGCTTTTCTCAGATAGAGACTTTATCCCCTTCGTCAAACACTTAAAACTTACTTCAGTGCTGACAAAAACATAA
- a CDS encoding type II toxin-antitoxin system VapB family antitoxin — translation MRTNIVIDDKLMNDALKATGLRTKKEAVELGLKLLVKKNQQQAIRKLRGKLKWEGDLDEMRGGK, via the coding sequence ATGAGAACGAACATAGTAATTGACGACAAATTAATGAACGATGCGTTAAAGGCTACCGGACTACGGACAAAAAAGGAAGCTGTAGAACTTGGGCTTAAACTACTTGTTAAGAAAAACCAGCAGCAAGCAATACGAAAGTTGAGGGGCAAGCTTAAGTGGGAAGGCGACCTTGACGAGATGAGGGGCGGAAAGTGA
- a CDS encoding ATP-binding protein → MPVEEEKKDIEYSDGLDKFIHFAFDDLVDVASSNYQLFEELYYNRKSQCDEFYALMEDSHVTSPNVLIVGGAGVGKTSFVHKLIISTKKDRHYCLMLDYRKVVPRTKDGLISYFIKEMEKYFDEVGHPINTLSDTNKLDSNFQCVYSHLDLLDKNDVSKHLILFLDDFDYAEEEWFELLSYFIPFSNNEKTSLVLSVREPLLNSIDEYDDRFRSSYIKKARQITLSPISVENVISTRLAPILIEKENTNKLYGILSGLFNRKSPLCVLARTHGTIVDDLPRFEYPLTKKHNTFMQRITSGDIRETFAIAYESLKFIFEHDEYVQVLSEDGLEKKRVGREGVMKMLYDNSDASYKIENIHKLRSKSGNSLFFNVLEAVKMLGVVDERFYRSLTELGHSKKRIDDAIESLSSKRYKFFVPSKIVPKKVKKNIEYNREYIPLPKLEMYLEMCTDWQEYISRCGHYGKSIEV, encoded by the coding sequence GTGCCTGTAGAAGAAGAGAAAAAAGACATTGAATATTCTGATGGACTTGATAAGTTCATTCACTTTGCTTTCGATGATCTAGTCGATGTTGCCAGCAGTAATTATCAGTTATTTGAAGAACTTTATTACAATAGGAAAAGCCAATGCGATGAGTTTTATGCGTTGATGGAGGATAGTCATGTTACTTCACCAAACGTATTAATAGTGGGGGGGGCCGGGGTCGGAAAGACAAGTTTTGTACATAAACTTATAATAAGTACAAAAAAAGACCGTCACTATTGCTTGATGCTTGATTATAGAAAGGTTGTCCCAAGGACGAAGGATGGACTGATTAGCTATTTCATTAAAGAAATGGAAAAGTATTTCGATGAAGTTGGTCATCCAATTAATACTCTCTCAGATACAAATAAGCTGGATTCAAATTTTCAATGTGTGTATAGCCACCTCGATCTTCTAGATAAAAATGATGTTAGTAAGCATTTGATACTTTTTTTGGATGATTTCGATTATGCAGAGGAAGAGTGGTTTGAGCTTCTCAGTTACTTTATCCCTTTTTCTAACAACGAAAAAACAAGCCTTGTTCTGTCTGTAAGGGAACCGCTGCTAAATTCTATCGATGAATATGATGATCGATTTAGAAGTTCATATATAAAGAAGGCTAGGCAAATAACGTTATCGCCTATCTCTGTCGAAAATGTAATATCAACGCGGCTTGCTCCTATTTTGATAGAAAAGGAGAATACAAATAAGTTATATGGAATACTGTCAGGGCTATTCAATAGAAAAAGTCCCTTGTGTGTTTTGGCAAGGACGCACGGGACGATAGTGGATGACTTGCCTCGGTTTGAGTACCCTTTGACAAAAAAACACAACACCTTTATGCAGCGTATCACTAGTGGGGATATCAGGGAAACTTTTGCGATTGCGTATGAAAGTTTGAAATTTATATTTGAGCATGATGAGTACGTTCAAGTATTGAGTGAAGATGGGCTTGAGAAAAAACGAGTAGGCCGTGAAGGTGTAATGAAAATGCTGTATGACAACAGCGACGCAAGCTACAAAATAGAAAACATACATAAATTGCGGTCAAAATCAGGAAACTCTCTGTTTTTTAATGTGTTAGAGGCCGTTAAGATGCTAGGCGTAGTAGATGAGAGATTTTATAGATCACTGACAGAACTCGGGCATTCAAAAAAACGTATTGATGATGCAATTGAGTCGCTATCATCAAAGCGGTATAAGTTTTTCGTTCCTTCCAAAATTGTTCCGAAAAAAGTAAAGAAGAATATTGAATACAATAGAGAGTATATTCCTCTTCCTAAGTTAGAAATGTATTTAGAAATGTGCACTGATTGGCAAGAATACATATCTCGTTGTGGGCACTATGGTAAATCAATTGAGGTCTAG